One Mauremys mutica isolate MM-2020 ecotype Southern chromosome 9, ASM2049712v1, whole genome shotgun sequence DNA segment encodes these proteins:
- the PAQR9 gene encoding LOW QUALITY PROTEIN: membrane progestin receptor epsilon (The sequence of the model RefSeq protein was modified relative to this genomic sequence to represent the inferred CDS: inserted 1 base in 1 codon): MAPPPEPAESAACARSASIINRRGGGGGHRAGAGTPFCRGGXLGAPSRAGSRSPPAAGAELPRGWAALQEELPPRGGWGDAAAAAAMSDAGGGRRRRRSTNPLQFLLRRQRGKRLVLRRITSPAPLRLRGPKGALSSPHRHPRRGAAPRRAEGAGEGGTMPGGRAAKDQAPPPPPSAPLLRWDEVPDDFVECFILSGYRRLHCSAQECLASVLQPTNETLNFWTHFIPLLLFLSKFCRLFFLSGAGELPFHHPLLLPLWCYASGVLLTFAMSCTAHVFSCLSLRLRAAFFYLDYASISYYGFASTVAYSYYLLPGLRLLDARAMSRYLQQRLGWQLDCSLPIALYSALVLPVAFVLAVTCTVACCKSRSEWCAYPFAIRTFVFAMPLSMACPIMLESFLFDLRGQNPTLFVYFYRRYFWLLMAAFFNISKIPERIQPGLFDIIGHSHQLFHIFTFLSIYDQMYYLEEGLLQFLKSPPASPTFLGTIGYMLLLMLCLGMVIKKFLNVADLCKQD, translated from the exons ATGGCTCCCCCGCCCGAGCCGGCAGAGAGCGCCGCCTGCGCTCGCAGCGCATCAATCATTAACCGgcgcggcgggggaggcgggcaCAGAGCAGGCGCCGGCACCCCGTTCTGCCGCGGGG GACTCGGGGCCCCAAGCCGGGCAGGGTCTCGGTCTCCTCCAGCGGCAGGGGCTGAATTACCGCGAggctgggctgctctgcaggAGGAGCTGCCGCCGCGCGGCGGCTGGGGCgatgctgctgccgctgctgcaaTGAGTGAtgctggcggggggaggaggaggaggagaagcacaAATCCACTGCAATTCCTCCTCCGGCGGCAGCGGGGaaagcggctggtccttcgccgGATCACATCGCCAGCCCCGCTCCGGCTCCGGGGCCCCAAAGgcgccctctcctccccccaccgccaCCCCCGCAGAGGAGCAGCGCCGCGGCGGgccgagggggctggggaggggggcaccatGCCTGGAGGCCGGGCAGCCAAGGACCAGgcgcctccccctcctccctctgcccccctgctgcGCTGGGACGAGGTGCCCGATGACTTCGTGGAGTGCTTCATCCTGTCGGGCTACCGGCGGCTGCACTGCAGCGCCCAGGAGTGCCTGGCCTCGGTGCTGCAGCCCACCAACGAGACGCTCAACTTCTGGACCCACTTCATccccctgctgctcttcctgaGCAAGTTCTGCCGGCTCTTCTTCCTGAGCGGGGCCGGCGAGCTGCCCTTCCACCacccgctgctgctgcccctctggTGCTACGCCTCGGGCGTCCTGCTCACGTTTGCCATGAGCTGCACGGCCCATGTGTTCAGCTGCCTCTCGCTGCGCCTGCGCGCCGCCTTCTTCTACCTGGACTACGCCTCCATCAGCTACTACGGCTTCGCCAGCACCGTGGCTTATTCCTACTACCTGCTGCCCGGCCTGCGCCTGCTGGACGCGCGGGCCATGAGCCGCTACCTGCAGCAGCGCCTGGGCTGGCAGCTGGACTGCAGCCTCCCCATCGCCCTCTACAGCGCCCTGGTGCTGCCGGTGGCCTTCGTGCTGGCCGTCACCTGCACCGTGGCGTGCTGCAAGAGCCGCTCCGAGTGGTGCGCCTACCCCTTCGCCATCCGGACCTTCGTCTTCGCCATGCCCCTCAGCATGGCCTGCCCCATCATGCTGGAGAGCTTCCTCTTCGACCTGCGCGGGCAGAACCCCACCCTCTTCGTCTACTTCTACCGGCGCTACTTCTGGCTCCTGATGGCCGCCTTCTTCAACATCAGCAAGATCCCCGAGAGGATCCAGCCGGGGCTGTTTGACATCATCGGGCACAGCCACCAGCTCTTCCACATCTTCACCTTCCTCAGCATCTATGACCAGATGTACTATCTAGAAGAAGGGCTGCTGCAGTTCCTCAaatccccacctgcctcccctacCTTCCTAGGCACCATCGGATATATGCTGCTCTTAATGCTTTGCCTGGGAATGGTCATAAAGAAATTTTTGAACGTTGCAGATCTCTGCAAACAGGACTAG